The proteins below come from a single Desulfomicrobium escambiense DSM 10707 genomic window:
- a CDS encoding CPBP family intramembrane metalloprotease produces the protein MANSRFFFDANDSTLLRIVNDVLHRSAERASVRSLIDSCMHPHGIKEMAAPGVLRVAYAIASLLGSLEGGKAADRISALRALRDEILLSNTFYLQKNTSRVLLQIMKELVRHKDNERAQLRLAHDFRMASSGKPRVVRAALEKYHLLEMPEEWNQLAFDHHVHDANTKGRKSPTHLVMDAWIKGIRFLTVVYYNYVDAEVASELLEAGRILDMHIRIGIEVTSRFRGKYVRVIWEPQSYTDPKSFQAFLEEQPVRAFMNEGRQISAYQQKYVFEALAAYNRTHRAAMGEEYGLTLDELDAVGFRAFVGTGQPSLLHLAKYIQSGLQPRLQDTARAMAKEYAQAGPERRLELQKRLDALNAIDSDLLISNYLQPCRNPELHDPTAPQDSGDVPHLLRLHIGELLPRLAKFHSSSHFTLNLSNLSTADALEILYDCRGHVSNIELYNLKDVTRGKWSLAPTGQKGCPGDAVDLISPERTFAQIAELQKALNEDNVIALKRAIRAVIWSFEEDRLVLSNTLSLARGRNDLSRVAEVQAELADMDARKDKLLDILFDIENFHRHYKSRPLGSRIGSGSTGQSRHLYGMGVVVLETLPARARKIALSQGGQRKLLPVTARMTMHMRTCCHCLSDDTPLLRMVRKIPGLERVGCGVNQEWFLDRIDIHPKQPGNIVTLGGVQLEHDNGLRLTEQTGETAAPLSFKYMNTALKNGLKILGGFVPAFLTFALTKDWWVLAYLGGFIWFGITGVRNVLQAVLGGGGLKRSPLVQWNSLISWSRIADSLLFTGFSVPLLDLVVKTILLDRTFGITTSTDPILLFSVMALANGIYISSHNIFRGLPRSAVIGNFFRSILSIPLAVLFNSVLAGGMHMAMLPGVEEALQKWAAITSKLASDVVAAIIEGLADRHNNVRTRLSDYRAKLVGMYDAFARLDVLFPEEDVLDMLESPKMFIETISYEARDLEKVLIVNALDCMYFWLYQPRAAKALEIVSRDMSKEEWLIFLRSQYVLKRYREISQMFVDGLVGKHFSKALAFYLDRSDRYLRDMEEMAKSRKLR, from the coding sequence GTGGCGAATTCACGTTTCTTTTTCGACGCCAACGATTCCACGCTGCTGCGCATCGTCAACGACGTCCTGCACCGCTCCGCGGAACGGGCCAGCGTCCGCTCGCTGATCGACAGCTGCATGCATCCCCACGGCATCAAGGAGATGGCAGCACCCGGCGTGCTGCGGGTGGCCTACGCCATCGCGAGCCTGCTGGGCTCCCTGGAGGGCGGCAAGGCGGCGGACCGCATCAGCGCCCTGCGGGCCCTCAGGGACGAAATCCTGCTCTCGAACACCTTCTATCTGCAGAAAAACACCTCGCGCGTTCTCCTGCAGATCATGAAGGAGCTGGTCCGGCACAAGGACAACGAGCGGGCCCAGCTGCGCCTGGCCCACGACTTCCGCATGGCCTCGTCGGGCAAGCCGCGCGTGGTGCGGGCGGCCCTGGAGAAATACCACCTCCTGGAAATGCCCGAGGAATGGAACCAGCTGGCCTTCGACCATCACGTGCACGACGCCAACACCAAGGGCCGGAAGTCGCCGACCCACCTGGTCATGGACGCCTGGATCAAAGGCATCCGCTTCCTGACCGTGGTCTACTACAACTACGTAGACGCCGAGGTGGCGAGCGAACTGCTGGAAGCGGGGCGCATCCTGGACATGCACATCCGCATCGGCATCGAGGTCACCTCGCGCTTCCGCGGCAAGTACGTGCGCGTCATCTGGGAGCCGCAAAGCTATACGGACCCCAAGTCCTTCCAGGCCTTTCTCGAAGAGCAGCCCGTGCGAGCCTTCATGAACGAAGGGCGTCAGATCTCGGCCTATCAGCAGAAATACGTCTTCGAGGCCCTGGCGGCATACAACCGCACCCACCGCGCCGCCATGGGGGAGGAATACGGCCTGACCCTGGATGAGCTCGACGCGGTCGGCTTCCGGGCTTTCGTCGGCACGGGCCAGCCCTCGCTCCTGCACCTGGCCAAATACATCCAGAGCGGACTGCAGCCCAGATTGCAGGACACCGCACGGGCCATGGCCAAGGAATACGCCCAGGCCGGACCCGAACGCCGCCTCGAACTGCAAAAACGCCTCGACGCCCTCAACGCCATCGACTCGGACCTGCTCATTTCGAACTATCTGCAGCCGTGCCGCAATCCCGAGCTGCACGACCCCACGGCGCCCCAGGACTCCGGCGACGTGCCCCACCTGCTGCGCCTGCACATCGGAGAGCTGCTGCCCAGGCTGGCCAAATTTCATTCCAGCTCACACTTCACCCTGAACCTGAGCAACCTGTCCACGGCGGACGCCCTGGAAATTCTCTACGATTGCCGGGGACACGTCAGCAACATCGAACTCTACAATCTCAAGGACGTGACCCGCGGCAAATGGTCCCTGGCCCCGACCGGGCAGAAGGGCTGCCCTGGGGACGCAGTCGACCTGATCAGTCCGGAACGAACCTTCGCCCAGATCGCCGAACTGCAGAAGGCCTTGAACGAGGACAACGTCATCGCCCTGAAGCGCGCCATCCGCGCCGTGATCTGGTCCTTCGAGGAGGACAGGCTGGTGCTGTCCAACACGCTCTCCTTGGCGCGCGGCAGGAACGACCTGTCACGGGTCGCGGAAGTCCAGGCGGAGCTTGCGGACATGGACGCACGCAAGGACAAGCTGCTCGACATCCTGTTCGACATCGAGAACTTCCACCGTCACTACAAGTCCCGACCACTGGGTTCGCGCATCGGCAGCGGATCCACGGGCCAGTCCCGCCACCTCTACGGCATGGGCGTGGTGGTGCTGGAGACCCTGCCCGCGCGGGCGCGGAAGATCGCCCTGAGCCAGGGCGGACAGCGCAAGCTCCTGCCCGTCACGGCCCGGATGACCATGCACATGCGGACCTGCTGCCACTGCCTGTCCGACGACACCCCGCTGCTGCGGATGGTACGCAAGATCCCGGGCCTGGAACGCGTCGGGTGCGGCGTCAACCAGGAATGGTTCCTGGACCGCATCGACATCCACCCCAAGCAGCCGGGCAACATCGTCACCCTGGGCGGCGTGCAGCTGGAACACGACAACGGCCTGCGTCTGACGGAGCAGACCGGTGAGACGGCCGCGCCCCTCTCTTTCAAATACATGAACACAGCCCTGAAGAACGGGCTGAAGATCCTGGGGGGCTTTGTCCCGGCCTTCCTGACCTTCGCCCTGACCAAGGACTGGTGGGTGCTGGCGTATCTGGGCGGCTTCATCTGGTTCGGCATCACGGGCGTGCGCAACGTCCTGCAGGCCGTGCTCGGCGGCGGCGGCCTCAAGCGCTCGCCCCTGGTGCAATGGAACTCGCTGATCAGTTGGAGCCGCATCGCCGACTCCTTGCTCTTCACGGGCTTCTCCGTGCCGCTCCTGGACCTGGTGGTGAAGACCATCCTCCTGGACCGGACCTTCGGCATCACCACGAGCACGGACCCCATCCTGCTCTTCTCGGTCATGGCCCTGGCCAACGGCATCTACATCTCAAGCCACAACATCTTCCGCGGCTTGCCGCGCAGCGCGGTCATCGGCAACTTCTTCCGCAGCATCCTTTCCATCCCGCTGGCCGTGCTCTTCAACTCGGTGCTGGCCGGAGGCATGCACATGGCCATGCTGCCCGGCGTGGAGGAGGCGCTGCAGAAATGGGCGGCCATCACGTCGAAACTGGCCTCGGACGTGGTCGCGGCCATCATCGAGGGTCTGGCCGACCGCCACAACAACGTCCGCACCAGGCTGTCCGACTATCGCGCCAAACTGGTCGGGATGTACGACGCCTTCGCCCGCCTGGACGTGCTCTTCCCGGAGGAGGACGTGCTGGACATGCTGGAGTCTCCGAAGATGTTCATCGAGACCATCTCCTACGAGGCCCGCGACCTGGAAAAGGTGCTCATCGTCAACGCCCTGGACTGCATGTATTTCTGGCTCTACCAGCCGCGGGCGGCAAAGGCCTTGGAGATCGTCTCCCGGGACATGAGCAAGGAGGAGTGGCTCATCTTCCTGCGTTCCCAGTACGTGCTCAAGCGCTACCGGGAAATCAGCCAGATGTTCGTGGACGGATTGGTGGGCAAGCACTTCTCCAAGGCCCTGGCCTTCTACCTGGACCGTTCGGACAGGTACCTGCGCGACATGGAGGAGATGGCCAAAAGCAGGAAGCTGCGCTGA
- a CDS encoding response regulator: MEEFSVLLVDDEEDFLRTIIKRLSKRGIRAQGASRGEQALAMLAEEPRDVVVLDVKMPGMDGIEVLKRIKAQWPTTEVIMLTGHASIDAAMQGMGCGAFDYLMKPADLEDLLYKLEDAYRKKSLNERRQGNGTPADQA; encoded by the coding sequence ATGGAAGAATTTTCTGTACTGCTGGTAGACGACGAGGAGGATTTCCTGCGCACCATCATCAAGCGGCTGTCCAAACGGGGCATCAGGGCCCAGGGCGCATCGAGGGGCGAACAGGCCCTGGCCATGCTGGCCGAGGAACCGCGGGACGTGGTCGTGCTGGACGTGAAGATGCCGGGCATGGACGGGATCGAGGTCTTGAAGCGCATCAAGGCGCAATGGCCCACCACCGAGGTCATCATGCTGACCGGACACGCCAGCATCGATGCGGCCATGCAAGGCATGGGCTGCGGGGCCTTCGACTACCTGATGAAGCCTGCGGACCTTGAGGACCTGCTCTACAAGCTCGAGGATGCGTACCGGAAGAAATCCCTGAATGAACGGCGCCAGGGCAACGGCACCCCGGCCGACCAGGCCTAG
- a CDS encoding DNA internalization-related competence protein ComEC/Rec2 has product MRQVPVIPLPWQLCLLAYVCGLFAWDYPTAAGLSCVLCVLAFARRRGLAAGMCVAFGLGMALAMPPAGVGPAGWNVEARVRGVVREVRTHPGRRVTIVASDVVRADTGEALPGRLAWTWIDPPAMPDAGREFEAGLRIRELRGRHNFGLSSNEDYWARQGVRHRAFSRGRADVRWEDGDRPLRARLLDAVARHVPAGQGGAVVRALLFGDRFDLDPAFMDRIRRAGLSHSLALSGMHLALVAGLGFVLAKGAARVRPGLLLVVPRQKLGVLLSLPLVLGYMWLGGFTPSLLRAALMLSTLALHLLRGARNHPQDTLFAAVAVLVVADPAIARDVGLQLSVLAVTGIVLFMPHFSRLLEPLRQGGRAGRWAYALLTMAAVTVCANLFILPVQALYFFETPVHLWLNLLWLPVLGMAVLPLSFLGFFAVFVSGEAARACFSLAGLGVDALDRGLGALDAAGMLRAAAVLRPEGIEVVGYWAVLLAAGAMLGAKRPAPGPMAFLGLGLLLMSAPSLRDATGMSGPAVELTVLDTGMSQAVGIRGPSGRMVLVDGAGGWSADYDPGRALVAPALAWGRPPRLDVVVLSHVDSDHSRGLMYVLESFDVGCFAWSGLLDRSEDSRRLERLMSRKLWPARTVRAGDRIDIEPGLWLDVLYPAVGERGLSGNETSVVLRLVWQGRGLALLLGDAEQRALAGVLLSGADLASEVLVLPHHGSRSSLKPGLYDRVGAAWAVAACGPDNRFGFPHPEVVQACVRAGSAVLTTADCGAVRFSWEGDGPAQVRCARAGAGGGPDALCPARLSCMPPLEQHNPRSGQ; this is encoded by the coding sequence ATGCGACAGGTCCCCGTCATCCCGCTGCCCTGGCAGCTCTGCCTGCTGGCCTATGTCTGCGGCCTTTTCGCTTGGGATTACCCGACGGCGGCAGGGCTGTCCTGCGTTCTGTGCGTTCTGGCCTTTGCCCGGCGCCGCGGGCTGGCAGCGGGCATGTGCGTCGCATTCGGCTTGGGCATGGCCCTGGCAATGCCCCCGGCCGGGGTCGGGCCGGCCGGCTGGAACGTCGAGGCGCGCGTGCGGGGCGTCGTGCGCGAGGTCCGGACCCACCCAGGCCGCCGCGTGACGATTGTCGCTTCGGATGTGGTCCGTGCGGACACGGGCGAGGCCCTGCCGGGACGGTTGGCCTGGACCTGGATCGACCCTCCGGCGATGCCCGATGCCGGACGGGAGTTCGAGGCCGGGCTGCGCATCCGCGAGCTGCGCGGACGGCATAATTTCGGGCTGTCGAGCAACGAGGACTACTGGGCCCGGCAGGGCGTCCGGCACAGGGCCTTTTCGCGTGGGCGCGCGGACGTGCGCTGGGAGGATGGAGACCGGCCCTTGAGGGCCAGGCTTCTGGATGCAGTGGCCAGGCATGTCCCCGCTGGACAGGGCGGGGCGGTTGTCCGGGCGCTGCTCTTCGGCGACAGGTTTGACCTCGATCCGGCCTTCATGGACCGCATCCGGCGCGCCGGCCTGTCCCACAGCCTGGCGCTGTCCGGTATGCATCTGGCGCTGGTGGCGGGGCTCGGTTTCGTCCTGGCCAAGGGGGCCGCACGAGTCCGCCCCGGCCTGCTGCTCGTTGTTCCCCGCCAGAAGCTCGGGGTGCTCCTGTCCCTGCCCCTGGTCCTCGGGTACATGTGGCTGGGCGGCTTCACCCCGTCCCTGCTGCGCGCCGCGCTGATGCTTTCGACCCTGGCCCTGCATCTGCTGCGCGGGGCGCGGAACCACCCGCAGGACACCCTCTTTGCCGCCGTGGCGGTCCTCGTCGTCGCGGATCCGGCCATCGCGCGCGACGTGGGCCTGCAGCTCTCGGTGCTGGCCGTGACGGGCATCGTCCTTTTCATGCCGCATTTTTCGAGACTGTTGGAGCCGTTGCGGCAAGGCGGCCGGGCAGGGCGTTGGGCATACGCCCTGCTGACCATGGCTGCGGTCACGGTCTGCGCCAACCTTTTCATCCTGCCGGTCCAGGCCCTGTATTTCTTCGAGACGCCCGTGCATCTGTGGCTCAACCTCCTCTGGCTGCCCGTTCTCGGCATGGCGGTCCTGCCGTTGTCCTTTCTTGGGTTCTTCGCCGTCTTCGTTTCCGGGGAGGCGGCGCGGGCCTGTTTTTCATTGGCCGGTCTCGGGGTGGACGCGCTGGACCGGGGCCTTGGCGCTCTGGACGCCGCGGGAATGCTGCGGGCCGCAGCCGTGTTGCGGCCCGAAGGGATCGAGGTGGTCGGCTACTGGGCCGTGCTGCTGGCGGCGGGCGCGATGCTGGGCGCGAAGCGGCCCGCACCGGGACCCATGGCCTTTCTCGGGCTCGGCCTGCTGCTTATGTCCGCGCCGTCCCTGCGCGATGCGACGGGCATGAGCGGCCCGGCTGTGGAGCTTACGGTGCTGGACACGGGTATGAGCCAGGCCGTCGGCATCCGCGGGCCATCGGGCCGGATGGTGCTGGTGGACGGCGCCGGCGGGTGGAGCGCCGACTATGACCCGGGCCGGGCGCTCGTGGCGCCGGCCCTGGCCTGGGGCCGGCCGCCAAGGCTGGACGTCGTGGTGCTGTCTCATGTGGACTCGGACCATTCCAGGGGCCTGATGTATGTCCTGGAGTCCTTCGATGTCGGGTGCTTCGCCTGGTCCGGCCTGCTGGACCGCAGCGAGGACTCGCGGCGTCTGGAGCGGCTCATGTCGAGAAAACTGTGGCCGGCGCGGACGGTGCGCGCCGGGGACCGCATCGACATCGAGCCGGGATTGTGGCTCGACGTCCTGTATCCGGCCGTCGGCGAACGGGGTCTGTCCGGAAACGAGACCTCCGTGGTGCTGCGGCTGGTGTGGCAGGGCCGGGGCCTGGCGTTGCTCCTTGGGGACGCGGAGCAGCGGGCCTTGGCCGGCGTCCTGCTTTCGGGCGCCGATCTCGCGTCCGAGGTCCTGGTCTTGCCGCACCACGGGTCCAGGTCGAGCCTGAAGCCCGGCCTGTACGACCGGGTCGGGGCGGCCTGGGCCGTAGCCGCCTGCGGTCCCGACAACCGCTTCGGGTTTCCCCATCCGGAGGTGGTGCAGGCCTGCGTGCGTGCCGGGAGCGCCGTCCTGACCACGGCCGACTGCGGCGCGGTGCGGTTCAGCTGGGAGGGGGACGGACCGGCGCAGGTGCGCTGCGCCCGGGCCGGTGCGGGCGGCGGCCCTGACGCATTGTGCCCGGCGCGCCTTTCCTGTATGCCCCCTCTCGAACAGCACAACCCAAGGAGCGGTCAATGA